One window of Amaranthus tricolor cultivar Red isolate AtriRed21 chromosome 11, ASM2621246v1, whole genome shotgun sequence genomic DNA carries:
- the LOC130827636 gene encoding uncharacterized protein LOC130827636 isoform X2, giving the protein MALNYALALIFYLLLTSPYNFSGLRGEETSNMNDEHVYEIDYRGPETHSHLPPPKTLDQKPHIHHHKLAKRSRKISSNNFYIHTNGN; this is encoded by the exons ATGGCACTCAACTACGCTCTAGCTTTGATCTTCTACCTCTTGCTCACATCACCTTACAATTTTTCAG GACTAAGGGGAGAAGAAACGTCAAATATGAATGATGAACATGTGTATGAGATTGATTATAGAGGTCCTGAGACACACTCTCATCTTCCTCCTCCTAAAACATTGGATCAAAAACCTCACATTCATCATCACAAACTTGCCAAAAGATCCAGGAAAATATCTTCCAACAACTTCTATATTCATACAAAT gGAAATTAG
- the LOC130827637 gene encoding importin subunit alpha-9, producing MADGSLTSQKRDPIKSSVGNLASQRRRQNAVAVAKERRDMLVRTKRLCRVGVGGGDDDGEPDNDMMLDEEQSILDAQTSSAVDELKASVAYQGKGAQMKRISALRELRRLLSRSELPPVDVALKAGAIPVLVQCLSFGSPDEQLLEAAWCLTNIAAGQPEETKSLLPALPLLIAHIGEKSSLAVAEQCAWAIGNVAGEGEDLRNILLSQGVLLPLAKMLLPDKGSTVRTAAWALSNLIKGPNPRAVTELIKINGVLDAIMRHLRKSEEELVTEVAWVVVYLTALSNIATNTMVKSDLVHLLVERLTISNSVQLLIPVLRSLGNLVAGDATLSSTVLIAGSEVTEKLVAALVKCLGSEHRVLKKEAAWVLSNIAAGSIEHKRLVYVSEAVPLLVRLLSTAPFDVRKEVAYVLGNICVAPADASGKSNLIVEHLVSLVSRGCLPGFIELVRSADLEAARLGLQFLELVLRGMPNGEGPKLVEKEDGIEAMERFQFHDNEDLRNIANGLVDTYFGEDYGLDEA from the exons ATGGCAGATGGTAGCTTGACTTCTCAAAAAAGGGATCCTATCAAATCTTCAG TTGGGAATTTGGCGTCGCAACGCAGACGGCAGAATGCGGTTGCTGTTGCTAAAGAGAGGAGAGATATGCTTGTTAGAACTAAGCGGCTTTGTAGGGTCGGAgttggtggtggtgatgatgatggtgagcCTGATAATGATATGATGCTTGATGAGGAGCAGTCAATTCTGGATGCTCAGACTTCTTCAGCTGTTGATGAATTGAAAGCATCTGTTGCATATCA GGGAAAGGGTGCACAGATGAAGAGGATCAGTGCCCTACGTGAGCTAAGACGTTTGTTATCTAGATCTGAGTTACCCCCGGTTGATGTTGCACTTAAAGCTGGAGCAATTCCTGTTCTTGTGCAGTGCCTTTCATTTGGTTCTCCAGATGAGCAG TTACTGGAGGCAGCTTGGTGTCTTACAAACATTGCTGCTGGACAACCAGAAGAGACAAAGTCATTGCTCCCTGCATTGCCTTTGCTTATTGCACATATTGGAG AGAAGAGTTCCTTGGCAGTAGCTGAACAGTGTGCATGGGCAATAGGTAATGTGGCTGGTGAAGGAGAGGACCTTAGAAATATTTTGCTGTCGCAAGGGGTATTGTTACCTCTTGCCAAAATGTTACTTCCGGACAAGGGATCAACTGTGAGGACGGCAGCTTGGGCCCTGTCGAATCTTATCAAG GGTCCAAATCCCAGAGCTGTAACTGAACTCATCAAGATAAATGGTGTACTTGATGCAATTATGCGGCATTTAAGAAAATC AGAGGAGGAACTGGTGACTGAAGTTGCTTGGGTGGTTGTGTATCTTACGGCCCTTTCAAACATTGCTACAAATACGATGGTTAAGAGCGatcttgttcatcttcttgtGGAAAGATTGACAATATCTAACAGTGTGCAATTGCTAATACCA GTGTTGAGAAGTTTGGGTAATCTTGTTGCTGGTGATGCAACTTTATCTTCTACAGTTCTTATTGCTGGAAGTGAAGTTACAG AAAAACTAGTAGCTGCTCTAGTAAAATGCCTAGGGAGTGAACACCGTGTACTTAAAAAG GAGGCTGCTTGGGTGTTGTCTAATATTGCTGCAGGCTCCATTGAACACAAGAGATTAGTATATGTCAGTGAAGCAGTACCACTGTTAGTGCGACTTCTTTCTACAGCACCATTTGATGTAAGGAAAGAAGTAGCCTATGTCCTTGGTAACATCTGTGTGGCCCCAGCAGATGCTTCTGGAAAGTCAAATTTGATTGTAGAACACCTGGTTTCATTGGTTAGCAGAGGATGTCTTCCTGGTTTCATTGAGCTTGTCCGGTCTGCTGATTTAGAGGCTGCGAGATTGGGTCTGCAATTTCTGGAGCTG GTGCTTAGAGGAATGCCTAACGGTGAGGGACCGAAGCTTGTAGAAAAAGAGGATGGCATCGAAGCTATGGAACGATTTCAATTTCATGATAATGAAGACCTTAGAAATATTGCAAATGGATTGGTCGACACATATTTTGGCGAGGACTATGGGCTTGATGAAGCATGA
- the LOC130827636 gene encoding uncharacterized protein LOC130827636 isoform X1, whose translation MALNYALALIFYLLLTSPYNFSGLRGEETSNMNDEHVYEIDYRGPETHSHLPPPKTLDQKPHIHHHKLAKRSRKISSNNFYIHTNVIDHVGNVE comes from the exons ATGGCACTCAACTACGCTCTAGCTTTGATCTTCTACCTCTTGCTCACATCACCTTACAATTTTTCAG GACTAAGGGGAGAAGAAACGTCAAATATGAATGATGAACATGTGTATGAGATTGATTATAGAGGTCCTGAGACACACTCTCATCTTCCTCCTCCTAAAACATTGGATCAAAAACCTCACATTCATCATCACAAACTTGCCAAAAGATCCAGGAAAATATCTTCCAACAACTTCTATATTCATACAAAT gttattgatcaCGTGGGGAACGTAGAGTGA